Proteins encoded by one window of Antechinus flavipes isolate AdamAnt ecotype Samford, QLD, Australia chromosome 4, AdamAnt_v2, whole genome shotgun sequence:
- the LOC127561003 gene encoding putative olfactory receptor 1F12P: MANGNYSTVSEFILLGLSSHSEKQELIFALFLTMYLIGAAGNLLIILAICLDSHLHTPMYFFLSNLSLVDFCFTSATVPKMLFNIHMQMLSISREGCLTQIYFCILLANMDNFLLTTMAYDRYVAICYPLQYTTMMSLQLCGLMLAGSWLIANLHSLLHTLLMARLDFCAKNVIPYFFCDLVPLLQLSCSDTSLNQFMILIVGGLIVLIPFLCILISYTHIVLAVLKVPSARGKQKAFSTCGSHLTVVILFYGTITGVYLNPSSSHSAEKDSVASVMYMVVTPMLNPFIYCLRNNEMKRALRKVFSKQSSHSL; this comes from the coding sequence ATGGCGAATGGAAACTATAGCACTGTCTCTGAATTCATCCTATTAGGCCTCTCTAGCCATTCAGAGAAGCAAGAGCTCATCTTCGCGTTGTTCCTGACCATGTATCTGATTGGAGCAGCCGGGAATCTACTCATCATCCTGGCTATCTGTTTAGATTCACACCTCCATACTCCTATGTATTTCTTCCTCAGCAACCTGTCCCTAGTAGATTTCTGTTTTACTTCTGCCACAGTCCCTAAGATGTTGTTTAACATCCATATGCAGATGCTATCTATTTCCCGTGAGGGCTGCCTAACCCAAATCTATTTCTGCATCTTGTTGGCAAATATGGATAATTTTCTCTTGACGACAATGGCATATGACCGTTACGTGGCCATCTGCTACCCCCTTCAGTATACTACTATGATGAGCTTACAGCTCTGTGGTCTGATGCTGGCTGGCTCCTGGCTCATTGCTAACTTACACTCCCTGCTGCACACTCTCCTCATGGCCCGTTTAGACTTTTGTGCCAAGAATGTTATTCCATACTTCTTCTGTGATCTTGTTCCTCTCCTTCAGCTCTCCTGCTCTGACACAAGCCTCAACCAGTTTATGATCTTGATAGTAGGTGGGCTGATTGttctcattcccttcctttgTATTCTTATCTCCTACACTCACATTGTGTTAGCTGTCCTAAAGGTTCCATCTGCCCGGGGCAAGCAGAAGGCTTTCTCCACTTGTGGCTCTCATCTCACTGtggttattttgttctatggaactATCACTGGGGTCTACTTGAATCCATCATCGTCTCACTCTGCGGAAAAGGATTCAGTGGCATCAGTAATGTATATGGTAGTAACTCCCATGCTAAACCCCTTCATCTACTGCTTAAGAAACAATGAGATGAAGAGGGCCCTGAGGAAGGTGTTTAGCAAACAAAGCTCTCATAGTCTATGA